Below is a genomic region from Periplaneta americana isolate PAMFEO1 chromosome 7, P.americana_PAMFEO1_priV1, whole genome shotgun sequence.
acataaaacggcattatactacatgttactgatgaaacattaaaagggtaagtgttattgttgttgttgttatcatcatcatcatcatcatcatcatcatcatcatcatcatctctgtacgtcgaccttttttcagcagatgtacgaataatgcggttagctcttcaatttgaactcactgatttactatgtgatgtcaaatgaaagctagatgtaaggacttgacaaatgttgaactttcaaatctttgccaaaaaataaatatccgaagcttcgttctttcgcttgctctgttgaagccatgttcgctaaaaCTTAcgcttgtgaaaaattattttcaacaattacaatagtaaaaaccaaatttagatcacgactgacagacaaataccttcgtgatcaactacgactgacagtaagtgacataattcctgattttgaaacttaatcgcagagatattctgaagacagttaattttaggttgtgatattgttcatttatttcttcgttacacgtaccaaacattagtttgtagaaaattatatttaagtgttgaagtaaggaaaatgaaaatcggttaataagtcagacagttgcttcacttccccttcgggtgtccgtctccctccataggtgctatgcacgttgcaggttacgcaGTGGCtcgcgcacgattacattttcgccaccgctctTCTAGAGTATCATAATTTTAAAGGGGGGGGGATAAAGATTTGAGTACTTAAAAATTGGTGAAACTTAATATTCTTTTTCTCAGCAATATATAGGCTGTTCTTTAACCTTAGgtatatgaaacaacgaatcaaagtcaggataggagaagaaacgtcagaaagaagtgaaatagggaaaataatatgttcaaggatgttctttatcactagggaccggatttttatgtaattacatattatattcctttcaacctaaccgtatataagtagtaaatctttgcgaatcttgtaattaccattaatatattaaaatctgatgctacaaatttttacatatttaccccacattacatattatggcttggtattacataaatctacatatttaggggttttattcatttttacttctctaaatggtaaaaaaaaaattctgctggggaagtttacaatttgaaatacacagatttaaaaagcctttttacctacccaagaaaggacaTATTTTttgacgaaacataacgtcctttgttccaggaagtaatagaggcactcaccctaTACCGCCTACTGTAAACATGAGTGAAGAAAAGGCAACCCTTTTCAGACAACTACCcggtattgtaaaaatcactcagaaagtagcgttgccttcatgcggtggaatgGGACGAGGacaacatgatttgtctcgaactataattgttctgcacgcgtctaacaagtcgttcccatgcaatttgcaatctTACACACCCTCGGAAAAcgcgtgtcaagtctgacatgagcgcaataaagtagccgacttttgaaaagaagctggagtaaaggaacaaactggaaagatgttgaaagattaaaataaatagcttttcaggttattgctcgatctctttactttaaatttagcagACCTAttcggaaatgggattttccgagcaattagaaagtatagtTGTCGGCTGGAATAATCATAcacttctgaatgagacaggaatgtcacttttcaaacaacagttcgtaaatgcctatagtttgaggttttagtaggtacttagtttcttacagggagcagctaaaatgcatataTCCCACatatcctcttattttctcctaatccagtaaagggaaacagtgcttgcaagtgagtttatctactgcttttaactaactaaaatggcccctgtatcttcaaccctaacgacaaaaataaactCATGGATTGCGCTGGacaaagctttcactacagataggaaaatagtaatgtgtcaagtgtgcggtaaaatcgtcgggtgctctatgaaatcaaaACTGGAGAgttttacctatcctatacctgccagatattgatactagatattttcatgattttacatattttggtacatattcagcttatttttcttacataaatatgtacatatttcacaccttgatgttacataaaaatccggtccctatttatcACCTACCCAGTTCACCATGtacttagaggatttagtgaagaactattttcagaacatgtgacgtaaaataacccaattaaaaaaaaaaaaactcatatttAGCCTATATAATTTCTGTCTTGAAAACATCATGTTATTCATCTTCCAACCCTCATAAATCATCCGTATCAGCCTACTGTATATTATAATCTCGTCTCTCCTGATAATCGTTGATTAGTCAACCATACTAGCTGTTTGTAACTACCCCAATAAGTAGGAACATCTTTTACCTATTTTTTCGTTTGCTTAAATAAtaatgagaaggagaagaagaaggagaagaaggagaagaaggagaaagagaagaagacgaaggagaagaagaagacgaaggagaagaaggagaagaagaagacgaaggagaagaagaagacgaaggagaaaaaggagaagaagacgaaggagaagaagaagacgaaggagaagaagaagacgaaggagaagaagaagacgaaggagaagaagacgaaggagaaaaaggagaagaagaagacgaaggagaagaagacgaaggagaagaagaagaagacgaaggagaagaagaagaaggagaagaagacgaaggagaagaagacgaaggagaagaagaatacgaaggagaagaagaagacgaaggagaagaagaagaagaaggagaaggagaagaagaagacgaaggagaagaagacgaagaaggagaagaagaagacgaagaaggagaagaagaagacgaagaaggagaagaagaagacgaaggagaagaagaagacgaaggagaagaagaagacgaagaagaagaagaagaagacgaaggagaagaaggagaaggagaagaaggagaaggagaagaagaaggagaaggaggagaaggagacgaagaaggagaaggaggagaaggagacgaaggagaaggagaagaagaagaaggagaagaagaagaaggagaagaagaagaggaaggaggaggagaaggggaagaagacgaaggagaaggagaagaaggagaaggagaagaagaagaagaagaagaaggaggaggagaaggagaagaagaagacgaaggagaagaagaaggagaagaagaagacgaaggagaagaagacaaaggagaagaagaagaaggagaagaagaagacgaaggagaaggagaagaagaagacgaaggagaagaagaagacgaaggagaagaagacgaaggagaagaagaagaagaagaagacgaaggagaagaagaaggagaagaagaagacgaaggagaagaagacaaaggagaagaagaagaaggagaagaagaagacgaaggagaaggagaagaagaagacgaaggagaagaagaagacgaaggagaagaagacgaaggagaagaagaagaagaagacgaagaagaagaagaagacgaaggagaagaaggagaagaagaagacgaaggagaaggagtaggaggagaaggagaagaagacgaaggagaagaaggagaagaagacgaaggagaagaagaaggagaaggagaagaagacgaaggagaagaagaaggagaaggagaagacgaaggagaaggataaggagaagaagaagaagaagaagaagaagaagaaggagaagaagaagaggaaggaggaggagaaggagaagaagacgaaggagaagaaggagaaggagaagaagaagaagaagaagaagaaggagaagaagaagaatcttcAAAACGTGCAATTTCCTTTTTCAGTGTAAAAGTCCAATCTACATCTCTTCTAATTTTTTGAGGAAACGAGAAAaaactaatatacagggtggaagtgaaatagccttgcagattttcggAGAGAATAGCTCATGGTGTATGTAACAAGAAACTAtagtatcatattggtggaaagttaatagtttttttttttttttttttttttttttttccagaaaatacatgttttttcccaaatgtttaacaactccttattcggtaactattgcgagtaggatcgtgatttttgtccaaattgataagaaatctaataaagaataatttatcctcgTGGCGTATTATAATAGCGTgcatggttttcgtgtaaatttaattaaggaaaaaaaaCTCTAATTTGAAACCACTGCACGATGCGACAAAGTAGCAACGTCGAggcagagaacagctcatctagcgagacacctcttacatctgtatcgcaagcagagtgtgttagcggcgatgttcccggactgctgaaacttcaaacttaattttctaattaaccgtgcatttaatcacaaaaggtAACATAGGTTTTCCAATCATTTAAGagtaccctatcatccctttcaatctgcaaggttatttcacctCCACTCTGTACAAAGGGGAAACGAATTTAGAACATTAAGCGCTGAGTGAATGGAGAATgttgcgtgttcagttcaaagtgtgtcatggctcgatgTATGCCGTCAtttggctagccgatgagcctagagaattcaatcttcctacacttccgcagaggcgtattacctatatgccagagaagttgcctagcaagtacggcgttcattctgaacagTACTTACCGacacgtacggtaacacctgtagtggcacgaatgtgaactgtttggaaacacgtactgaggtgagttttttcttactggtgagatatggggagagggttaagacgattacttacgtatttgtcgaCATTAACTTcgaggtcaacatggacacggaggattttgtgttgtggaatgttgtcatacgcaaccgatgataaaaaaTACCCTGgttacgacttgcccgcgcaaaacacagttcgaaagaggttatggtagcacacatactttacagaccgccatctgttgctacgacgttcaagttataccgtacatgttttCAAGTTCAtattgaacaccttgattaataggcaacttctctgacataaaagctgaaactcagttcaaatcgctgactcacaacagtgacgtcatgacacactttgaaatgaacacccagtaaatATAAAGACTATTATAAAATAAAGTGTAAAGAAAACTGACAAATAAAACTTAAgcaaagaattaataaataataacaataagtggACGGGTACTTATAAAATCATTAATATCATCTTCGCAACCGTTGATGATCTTTGCTCTTCGTACGTAGAGTAGCCtatattgtttatgtttctaatattAGACAACAAAACTGTCCTTGTGGTTTGTATGAGGTAATTATCAATACTTAACGGTACAAGAAAGACAAACACTGTTATAGTagttaatcatagtaataatttaggcccaaaaatatataacaattttttatttaaatatcctaatcttgtcaattctaatagttctggtattaaatttaaaaagttatgtatggattttataaaaattgaaaaactgtaaatttaaatttatacactATAATTGCatgtagacataagacaaattgtattgtataattattaatttcaattcaggaatccgccccagAGCACGAGTTtccactctttcaggggcgagctaaagtttttctgtatatattatattttacgttacaattattagcaaaataataaataaataaataaataaataaataaataaataaataaataaatagcaaaaaaaaaaaaaaaaaagacaagctGTACATGCTCTGCGGGAAGGAGATAATGTCCATATTCCTCTCAGGAATCAAACCCGGTTCCGTTGAGTCCGACCAACAGCATACTTGTAGCATAAATATGCTGGTCCGTCTCAATCCTAAttgactgctgctgctgctttcaCACCAGTTTTCATAAAGGGTTCACAGGGGATGGCTTAGTCCCTTGTACTTCAGTATACAAAGCTTAATATTTCAGGCCCAAGGTATTAAAACTTTAACCATAAAACGGAAGGGTTAACGCATCGCAGATACTCGCTGTGACGGGCTCTGAAAGTGCGTACAGGTCAATCCAGAGCTTTAACTTTGCACTCAACTTCGCTATAATACTTATATTAA
It encodes:
- the LOC138702656 gene encoding LOW QUALITY PROTEIN: sodium/potassium/calcium exchanger 1-like (The sequence of the model RefSeq protein was modified relative to this genomic sequence to represent the inferred CDS: substituted 1 base at 1 genomic stop codon), with protein sequence EDEGEEDEGEEEEDEGEEEEGEEDEGEEDEGEEEYEGEEEDEGEEEEEGEGEEEDEGEEDEEGEEEDEEGEEEDEEGEEEDEGEEEDEGEEEDEEEEEEDEGEEGEGEEGEGEEEGEGGEGDEEGEGGEGDEGEGEEEEGEEEEGEEEEEGGGEGEEDEGEGEEGEGEEEEEEEGGGEGEEEDEGEEEGEEEDEGEEDKGEEEEGEEEDEGEGEEEDEGEEEDEGEEDEGEEEEEEDEGEEEGEEEDEGEEDKGEEEEGEEEDEGEGEEEDEGEEEDEGEEDEGEEEEEDEEEEEDEGEEGEEEDEGEGVGGEGEEDEGEEGEEDEGEEEGEGEEDEGEEEGEGEDEGEGXGEEEEEEEEEEGEEEEEGGGEGEEDEGEEGEGEEEEEEEEGEEEESSKRAISFFSVKVQSTSLLIF